From a region of the Mercurialis annua linkage group LG1-X, ddMerAnnu1.2, whole genome shotgun sequence genome:
- the LOC126671302 gene encoding uncharacterized protein LOC126671302 — protein sequence MLDKCIWPSSSQGFSAASMVKALRRAAITVTAVNKGVQFKFCWKSEAPPRVKFFIWTALHNSISSLAFLASRGIITNGNVLCDICGEEETMNHIFIHCLFVRKIWYMVFQNLGVAWVLPYTFEEFLTQWSAIIPLGVCTKLWTTTWMIFIWEIWKCRNRRVFDNKESSVHDIVFRSFTTAVFYFKCNHPSFAYSGLDLYRNPDSILFS from the coding sequence ATGTTAGACAAATGCATTTGGCCGTCATCTTCTCAAGGATTTTCGGCAGCAAGCATGGTGAAGGCTTTGAGACGTGCTGCAATTACCGTGACAGCAGTAAATAAGGGGGTTCAATTCAAGTTTTGCTGGAAATCAGAAGCTCCTCCAAGGGTCAAATTTTTTATATGGACGGCGTTACATAATAGCATCTCCTCGCTTGCTTTTCTGGCTTCTCGGGGGATTATTACGAATGGGAATGTTTTGTGTGATATTTGTGGGGAAGAAGAGACTATGAATCATATTTTCATACATTGTCTTTTTGTTAGGAAAATATGGTATATGGTTTTTCAAAACTTAGGTGTGGCGTGGGTGTTGCCTTATACTTTTGAGGAGTTCTTAACCCAATGGTCAGCTATTATTCCTTTGGGTGTGTGTACAAAGCTTTGGACCACTACATGGATGATCTTTATTTGGGAGATATGGAAATGTCGGAATAGACGTGTCTTCGACAACAAAGAGTCTTCTGTGCATGATATTGTTTTTCGTAGCTTTACTACTGcggttttctattttaaatgTAATCATCCCTCGTTTGCTTACTCGGGATTAGACTTGTATAGGAATCCGGATAGTATCCTCTTCTCCTAG